The genomic segment TGCGCGTGCTGCTGGTTGAAGACGACCCGATGATCGGCAAGAGCGTCCAGCAGGGGCTGCGGCAGGATGGCTGCGCGGTCGACTGGGTGCGCGATGCGCATGCCGGCGAACTGGCGCTGGCGACGGCACCGTACGAGCTGCTGCTGCTCGACCTCGGGCTGCCCGGGGCATCTGGCCTCGACCTGCTGGCCAGGTTGCGGCGTGCTGGCAGTCGCGTGCCGGTGCTCGTCATCACCGCCCGCGATTCGGTTGCCGACCGCATCAAGGGGCTCGACACCGGCGCCGACGACTATCTGGTGAAGCCCTTCGATCTCGACGAACTGTCGGCACGAATGCGCGCCGTGCTGCGTCGGCATGCCGGACGGGCCACGCCGCTGCTCGTCGCCGGCGATCTGCAGCTCGATCCGGCAACGCACGAGCTGACGCAGAACGGCCAGCCGGTACTGCTCTCGGCGCGCGAGTTCGCGCTGCTGCAGGCGCTGCTCGAACGTCCGGGCACACCGCTGTCGCGCGCCGACCTCGAGGAGCGCCTGTATGGCTGGGGCGAGGAGATCGGCAGCAACGCCGTCGAGGTGCACATCCACTCGTTGCGGCGCAAGCTGGGCGCCGAGCGGATCAGGAACATCCGTGGCGTCGGCTATCTGGTGCCGCCGGCACCATGAAGTCGATCCGCCGCCAGTTGCTGCTGGCACTCCTGGCGGTGATCACCCTCGCCACCCTGGCGGGAGCGCTGGCGGCCTATCGGACGGCGCGCGACGAAGCCAGCGCGTTGCTCGATTACCAGTTGCGGCAACTGGCGCTGTCGTTTCGAGACGAGGCGCGGCATGGTGCGCTGCGGTGGAAGCCAGGCAGCGACGATGCCGAGGAGTTTTCGGTCCAGATCTGGGCAGCGGACGGGACCCGCATCTACCTGTCGCATCCACTGCAGGATTTGCCGCACCAGGTGCCTCTGGGCTATGTGACGGTCGATACCGGCAGCGGCAAGTGGCGGGTCTTCGGTCTGCAGCAGGGCGGGCAGGTGATCCAGGTGGCGCAGCCGATGCAGCTGCGCGACCGCCTGGCGCTGGCGGCTGCACTGCGCATCGTCGCGCCTTTCCTGCTCCTGCTGCCGGTGCTCGCGGTACTGATCTGGGTCGTCATCGGCCGCGGCCTGCGGCCACTGGTCGACGTCGCGCAGGCAGTCGGCACGCGCACCGCCGTTGCGCTCGATCCATTGCCCGACCAACAGGTGCCGGCCGAGGTGGTGCCACTGGTCGTGGCGCTGAACGACCTCCTGCTGCGCCTGCAGCGAGCGCTCGAGCAACAGCGCGAGTTCGTTGCCGATGCGGCACACGAACTGCGGACGCCGCTGGCGGCACTGACGCTGCAGGTGCAGCTGGCCGAGCGCGCCGCCGACGCCGCGGCGCGCAGCGAAGCCTTCAGCGAGTTGAAGGGCGGCCTGCAGCGCGCCACCCATTCGGTGCAACAGTTGCTGACGCTGGCGCGACTGGAGCCCGGTGCGGGTGAGTCGACACTGCAGCCGGTCGACTTGCGGCAACTCGCGGCGGAGGTCATCGTCGATCACCTGTTGCTGGCCGAGGCGAGGCAGATCGATCTCGGAGCGCCAGCACAGCAGCAGTCCTGCTTGGTCGCCGGCGACGCCGATGCCCTGCGCATCCTTCTTGCCAACCTGGTCAGTAATGCCTTGCGCTTCACGCCGCGTGGCGGGCGGGTCGATGTCGTGACCGGCAGCAGCGACGATCTGCCGTTCGTCGAAGTCTGTGATTCGGGAGGAGGAATCCCGCCCGCCGAACGCGAGCGGGTGTTCGACCGCTTCTACCGCCGCGCGGCAGCCGGCGAGGCGGGCAGCGGGCTCGGGCTGGCGATCGTCAGGGCCATTGCCGAGCGCCACCGCGCACGCGTCCTGCTCGCCGATGCAAGCCTCGGCGGCCTGCGTGCGCGTGTCGAATTTCCTCGCCTGGCGCCACCGTGACCGAGATGTCCGGGGCCATTGTTGTGCTAGAGTCTGCAGTGGCAGCATGCCTTGCTCGCGGAGCGGGTCGCGAGGCTTGGTGCCAGGGGAAAAGGTCTGAACCGCCGGG from the Accumulibacter sp. genome contains:
- a CDS encoding response regulator; the encoded protein is MRVLLVEDDPMIGKSVQQGLRQDGCAVDWVRDAHAGELALATAPYELLLLDLGLPGASGLDLLARLRRAGSRVPVLVITARDSVADRIKGLDTGADDYLVKPFDLDELSARMRAVLRRHAGRATPLLVAGDLQLDPATHELTQNGQPVLLSAREFALLQALLERPGTPLSRADLEERLYGWGEEIGSNAVEVHIHSLRRKLGAERIRNIRGVGYLVPPAP
- a CDS encoding sensor histidine kinase → MKSIRRQLLLALLAVITLATLAGALAAYRTARDEASALLDYQLRQLALSFRDEARHGALRWKPGSDDAEEFSVQIWAADGTRIYLSHPLQDLPHQVPLGYVTVDTGSGKWRVFGLQQGGQVIQVAQPMQLRDRLALAAALRIVAPFLLLLPVLAVLIWVVIGRGLRPLVDVAQAVGTRTAVALDPLPDQQVPAEVVPLVVALNDLLLRLQRALEQQREFVADAAHELRTPLAALTLQVQLAERAADAAARSEAFSELKGGLQRATHSVQQLLTLARLEPGAGESTLQPVDLRQLAAEVIVDHLLLAEARQIDLGAPAQQQSCLVAGDADALRILLANLVSNALRFTPRGGRVDVVTGSSDDLPFVEVCDSGGGIPPAERERVFDRFYRRAAAGEAGSGLGLAIVRAIAERHRARVLLADASLGGLRARVEFPRLAPP